The DNA segment AACCACGCTGTCGGTGATGCAGGTGATCGACATCGCGGCAGTGGTGATCATCGGCCCCAACGTGCTGCGCACCTTTTGCCTGCACTTCATCAGCTCGAACATGCATTACTACGGCGACATCGAGGCGGGCAATGTGCTGCAGCAATGCCAGGTGTTGAACCCGTGGTGGTTGTGGCCGTTGCAGGCGTTCTGCTTCAACTTTGGCAGCAGCCACGGGATTCACCATTTTGTGGTGAAAGAACCGTTTTACATCCGGCAGATGACCGTGCCGGTGGCGCACAAGGTGATGCGTGAGATGGGCGTTCGGTTCAATGATTTCGGCACGTTTGGGCGGGCGAACCGGTTTGTTCGTCGGGATGAAGTGGTAGCGGAGGAGGCGCGTACGGCTCAGGCTTGATGGTGAATTTGCGGGCCTCTTCGCGAGCAAGCCCGCTCCCACAGGGGAACGCATTCCAACTGTGGGAGCGGGCTTGCTCGCGAAGGCACCGGATCAGGCAACCTCAATCCGGCTGAAACGGCGAAGCACTGAGAATCACCCCGGTCTCCTCCACATACTGCTGCCAGTGCCCGATCAAGCTGTTGAGCTTGTCCGGCTGACTCGCCGCCAGATCATGAATCTCCCCCGAATCGCTGCTCAGATCATAAAGCTGCCAGGTCGCCGGCCCCACCGGCCCGGGGATCCACACCGCTTTCCACGACCCTTGGCGAATCGCCCGGCGGCCAAACAATTCCCAACCGGTGACGGTGTGCTCGTCGTGCACTTGCGCCGTCTCGCCGGACAAAAAGCCCAGCCACGATTTACCGCGCAGCGGCGCCACCGGTTTGCCTTGCCATTGCTTGCCCGGATGGCGCACGCCGGCCAGATCGAGAATGGTCGGGGTGATGTCCATCACCGTGCCGAAGCCATGGCTGATCTGCCCTTTGATCGGCAATTGCGGATAGTGCAGCAGCGCCGGTACGCGAATCCCGCCCTCGGTGGTGAACGCCTTGAACAGCCGTGACGGCGCGGTCGCCACTTGCGCCCAGCTCGGCCCGTACCAGACGTAGGAATTGGCGCGGCCAATGTTGTCGAGGCTGTTGTCGTAATGCTGATTGAGGTAGGTCAGCAGTTCCGGGCCGAACTTGGGAAACGCCTCCAGCAGTGCGCCCTCGGCACCGTTGTCGGACATGAACAGGATGAAAGTGTTATCGAGTTGGCCCTGCTGGCGCAGGTAATCAACCACCCGGCCGATGTTCCAGTCCATGCGCTCGACCATGGCCGCGTAGACCTCCATGGCCCGCGCGGAAATCTGTCGTTGCTCATCACTCAGCGCGTCCCATTGCGCATTCAGTTGAATCAGCGGATGTGGCTCGACATCCGGCTCGATCAGCCCCAGCGCCTTGAGTTTTTCCAGGCGCTCCAGACGCAAGACTTCGGGGCCGGCGTCGTAGCGGCCACGGTATTTTTCGACCACCTCGGCCGGTGCCTGCAACGGCCAATGCGGTGCGGAGAAAGGCAGATAAGCGAAGAATGGCCGGCTCTGATCGCGCTCCTTCAGGTACTGCAACAGCTTGTCGCCGAAGGCATCCGAGGAATAGAAATCCTTGGGCAATTCGTCGACAAAGGTGTCGTCTTCGATGTACAGCGCCGGGGTCGATTTCAGCAGGCCCGGGGTGTGTTCGTCGTAGGTCGGCTCGAAACCATAGTGGTTGGCCGCGCCCGGCAGCAGCGAGAACGAACGCTCGAAACCGCGAGCCTGCGGCGCCAGTTCAGCGGTCAGGCCGAGGTGCCATTTGCCGCTCATCAACGTCTGGTAACCGGCCTCGCGCAGCAGTTCGGGCAGGGCGACGACGCGGTCGTTGAGATAGCCCTCGTAACCCGGTTTGCCGATCAGCTCCGGGGTCAGCGCTTCGGCCATGGTGCCGATGCCGGCGATGTGGTGGTCGGTGCCGGTCAGCAGCATCGAACGGGTTGGCGAGCAGGTCGGTGCGGTGTGGAAATCGGTCAGGCGCAGGCCGTTATCGGCCAGCGCATCGAGGTTCGGCGTGGCGATTTCGCCGCCGAACGCGCCGATGTCGGAGAAGCCGAGATCGTCGGCCAGAATCACCAGAAAGTTGGGGCGTTGCGGCATCGAAAAACTCCTCTCAGCAGGCAATGAACGACAGCGGCAGATCGCGGATCTGCACTGGCAGGCTCGGTTGGTAATGGTCGTCACTGGTCAGTTCGTGCAGCAACTCCTCACGCAACTGATGGAAGTCGAAACTGCTGCGCTGGCGCGGATGCGGCAGGGCAATATCGACCACCTGCTTGATCCGTCCCGGACGCGGCTCCATCACCACCACGCGGTCGGCGAGAAAAATCGCTTCTTCGACGTCGTGGGTGACGAGGATCGTGGTGATTTTTGCCCGGTCGCGGATCGCCAGCAGTTCGTCCTGCATCTGCTGGCGGGTCAGTGCATCTAGCGCGCCGAACGGTTCGTCGAGCAGCAGAATGCGTGGACTGGCGACCAGCCCGCGAGCAATCGCCACGCGCTGGGCCATGCCGCCGGAGAGCTGGTGCGGATAGGCGCGGGTGAAATCGCGCAGGCCGACCAGATCGATGAAATCGTTGATGCGCTGCTGCTTTTCAGCGGCGCTCAATGGTTCGTTGACCAGGCCGAGGCCGATGTTGTCGGCCACCGTCAGCCACGGGAACAAACGGTGCTCCTGAAACACGATGCCGCGCTCACCGCCGATGCCGCTGACGGCTTTGCCATCGACGCTGATCTGCCCGCGAAACTGCGTATCCAGACCCACCAGCAAGCGCAGCAAGGTGGATTTGCCACAGCCGCTGGAGCCGACGATGGCGACGAATTCGCCCTCGGCAATGTCGAGGTTGAATTCGCGAATCGCCTCCAGTTCGAAACCGTCGACGTCGAAGGATTTGCCTACGTGGGTGAAGCTGACAATCGGTGCGTTCATGCGTGTCTCCAGCGAGTGGCGCGAATTTCCAGGCGTTGGCCGATGAGGTTGAGCAGGGCGCCGGTCAGGCCGACCAGCAGCATCCCGGCCATGATCAGATCCATGCGCAGCAGTTGTTGAGCGCCGATCATCTGGCTGCCGATGCCGCCGTTGGATGGCATGAAATATTCGGCGCCGATGGTGCCGAGCCAGGCGTAGATCAGGCTCAGGCGCAGCCCTGCGAAAATCCCCGGCGCCGCACCCGGCAGCACCAGTCGGCGCAGGCGCTGACCGAGGCTCAAACGCAACACCTGCGCGGCCTCGTTGAGTTGTGGCGAGAGGTTGGCGACGCTGCGCTGGGTGGCGATGAACAGCGGGAAAAACGCGGCGAGGGCGACGAACACCCACTTCGACAATTCACCCAAGCCGAACCACGCGGTGAGCAGCGGCACCCAGGCAAAAATCGCGATCTGGCGGATGGCGGCGAGGGTCGGGCCGAGCAGCCGTTCGCTGGTACGTGAAAGCCCCAACAGCAAGCCGAGGGCGAAACCAAGTCCGCCGCCGAGCAGCAACCCGCCAAGGGTACGACCGAGGCTCAAGGCCATGCCGCTGATCAGCGTGCCGTCGAGCAGACCGTTCCTGGTCGTGTCCAGCACCGCCAGCGGGCTGACCAGGATGTTCGCATCGACCCACTGCTGATCGCTCGCCACTTGCCAGACGCCAATCAGGCCCAGTGGCAACAGCCACGGTTGCAGCCGCTGCCAGCCTTCATAGCGCGGGCCACGGCGGATTTCCGCAGTCGCCGGGTGCGGCCAGTGCACCAGTTTGCGGTCGAGAAAACCGATGCCGCGATCCATCGCTACACCGAGCACACCGATGACCACGATGCACACGAACACGATGTCGAGCATGAACAGTTGCCGTGCCCAGACCATCAGGTAGCCGATACCTTCGCTGGATGCCAATAGCTCCACCGCCAGCAATGAAGTCCAGCCAGCAGCCAGGGCCAGACGCACGCCGGCCATGAACGCCGGCAGTGCAGCGGGCAGCACCAGGCGCCGGATCAGCAGGTAAGACGGCAGGCGTAATACGGCCGCGGCTTCGCGTAGTTTCGGTTGCGCATCACGAACGCCGACCAAGGTGTGCAGGGTCACCGGAACCACGATGGCCTTGATCAGCACCACCAGTTTCAGCACTTCGCCGATGCCGAAAAACACCATGAACAGCGGAATCCAAGCCAGCGTCGGCACTTGTGCCAGACCGGCGAACGTGGGGAAAACCAGGCGTTGGAGACGCCGGCTGAAGCCCAGAGCAGCACCCAGCACTGCGCCCGCAGAGATCCCTGCCAGCAAGCCCCAGAGCAGGCGTTGCAGGCTGATCCACAAATGACTCCACAGCTCGCCCTGGGACAGCTCGATGGCGCTGTTCCACACCAGCGATGGCGCCGGCAGGATCTGCTCGCTCATCCATTGATTGCGCGCGGCCAGCCACCACAGCGCGAACAGGCTGATCGGCAGCAGCCATGGCAACAGACGTTGGTTGAGGCTCGGCCACGCGCGCCGACTTTTCAGTGGCGGCGCCGGCAGTGGCAGACTGAGCAGGGAATCACGGGCCATGGGTGACCTCCGTTGTCGGGTTGCATGGCGAACCGCTTGGCTTGGTGTGAGTGGGCTTGCTCACGAAGGCGCAGTGTCAGGCGCCGGTGATGGCGAATGACGCGACCCCTTCGCGAGCAAGCCCGCTCCCACATTTGGCTAGCGGTGTATGCAAATTCGATCTATAAAAATTCAAATCAATTCTATTGAGAGATAAGCCAGACCATTTAAGGCCTGCAGCCCGACGCGCATCCAATGCATTCGAAGAATATTTTCGATGCTGTTAATGCATACACCGCTGCAACCCGCGTCCCTGCTTGCTTAGCGTCAAAAGCTATAAAAATGTGCATTTATAGTATTTAAGCGAAGGTAATGCTTCGGCCTACTTTCGGCTCCTCAACGCCCGTCGTGATCAAGGAGCCGTACCCATGAACCTTCCCTTCAAACGAGTCTTCAGTCTGTTTGCCATCCCGGCACTGGCGGGCCTGCTGGCGTTTACCGCGCAGGCCGACGAGCTCAAGGAAATCAGGATCGCCGTGCCCGACCTGAGCGCTGGCACCCAGCACAGCGGCGGCGGTGTGGTGGATGTGCTGCGTGATCGGCAGATCTTCGAAAAAGCCTTCGCCGATCAGGGCATCAAGATTCAATGGAGCTTCTTCAAGGGCGCCGGGCCGGTGATCAACGAGGCGTTTGCCAACGGTCAGGTCGATCTGGCGTATCTGGGCGACCTGGCGGCGATCATTGGCAAGTCCAACGGTCTCGACACACGTTTGCTCAGCGCCAGTGCGCGCGGGGTGAAGCAGTATCTGGGCGTCGTGCCGGGGTCGGGGATCAAGACCCTGCAGGATCTGAAAGGCAAGCGCGTGGCGATCTTCCGTGGCACCGCCACCCAGTTGTCGTTTGATGCGGCGCTGGCCAGTCAGGGCTTGAGCGAGAAGGATCTGAAGGTGATCAATCTCGACTTCAGCGGGGCCACCGCCGCGCTGGCGGCCAAGCAGATTGATGCGTCATGGGGCAGCTCAGGTCTGGCCGCTTTGCAGAGCAAGGGGCTGGCCGAATTGCCGCTCAACACCAAGGACCTGGGGGGCGCCGGTAGCGTGCAATCGGTGCTGGTGGGGGCCGGCAAGTTTGTCGACGGGCACCCGGAGGTCGTGGCGAAACTGCTCAAGGCGCAGCAGCAGGCAGTGGATTGGCTGACCCAGGACAGCAACAAGGATGCCTACGTGCAACTGGTGTCGGGGCTGGCAAGTTATCCACCGGTGATCCTGACCCAGGACCTGCAGGATCAGAAACTCAGCGAAGTGTTCCCGTCGACGCTGGACCCGGTATTCCTCGGCAAATTGCAGGACTCGGTGGATCTGGCGGCGCAGCAGAAGCTGATTCGCAAGCCGTTCAAGGTCAGCGATTGGGTGGCGCCTGAACTGGCGGCGGCCAAGCTCTGAATCTTCAGTGTCTGGACGGGCCTCTTCGCGAGCAAGCCCGCTCCCACAGTGGATCGGCGTGAATACAAAATCTGTGTTCACCACAATCCACTGTGGGAGCGGGCTTGCTCGCGAAGGCGTCCTCAAACCGCGACGCTGACTTCCTGCTTGTCCACCGCCACCAGCGTCTCGATCATCGCCCGCGCTGCCGGCGACAAACGAAACCCGGTACGGCTGACAATCCCGCAGCGCGCATTCATGCTCTCCAGATTCTGCGGCAGGTTGCGCCAGTGCAGCAGCGCCAGCGAACCCTGAGCAATGTCCTCGACGAATGCCTCCTCCGTGCCCACGCCAATCGCATTGGATTGCAGCACAACCTTCACCAGCGCCGGGAAATGCTCGGTCTCGATGGTCGGCGAAAAATCGATCCGGCCGCTGAGGTTCGCCAGCAGTTTGCGAATCCCCGGCGGAATCAGCGTGGTCGCCAGCGGGTAGTCGAACATGTCGTTGGTCGACAGGCTTTCCTTGGCCAGCAGCGGGTGCCCGGGCCGGCAGAAGAACACGCCGCGCTTGGGCGTCAGGGCTTGGGTCTGGAAGTTCGGATCGGCTTCGAAGTGGCGGATGTCGGCGATGAAGAATTCGATCTCTTCACGGCTCAGCGCACGGCTGAGTTTTTCCCAGTTATCCACCTGAAAACAGGTGCGCACTTTCGGGTGCGCATTGATGAATTGCGCCACCGCATCCGGCACCAGTTTCACCGCCGGGGCCGGGCCGCAGCCGAAGTGCAGTTCACCCGCATCGAGCTTGGTCATCTGCGTCACTTCCGCGCTGAGCAGCGCCGCGCCTTGCACCAGGGTCAGGGCGTGTTGCAGCACTACCTGACCTTCGGGCGTCGGGCGCAGATCCTTGTTGCCGCGATCCACCAGCACGCAGCCGAACTCTTGCTCCAGCCCTTGAATGCTGCGGCTGAACGCCGGTTGAGTGATGCCCATCGCGTCTGCCGCGCGGACAAAACTGCGGTGTTCGTTGAGGGCGATGAAGTAGCGCAACTGGCGAAGATCCATATGCTTTTCCGGCATCCTAAAAATAGCTCGAAGGCATTTGCGACGAGGGTTGCTTGAGGTTTTAAATGCAAGCTCTTATTCCGTCAACGAAGCATGTGAATATCTATTAGATGTAAATGGAATATAGATAGAGCGATGTTTCGCTGCCGCCCAACCGCAAGCAGTCGATGAGGGTCTACCCATGAGCAATGCCGCACTCGCTGTAAAACCCGCTGTCCACGCGCTGGAAATCCATCCGGTGGCCGGCCGTATCGGCGCCGAGATTCGTGGCGTGCACCTGTCCGGTGAACTGGACGCCGCCACGGTCGAAGCCATTCAGCAGGCGCTGATCCAGTACAAGGTGGTGTTCTTCCGCGAGCAGACCCAGCTCGACGATCAGCGCCAGGAAGCCTTCGCCCATCTGCTCGGCGAGCCCGTGGCGCATCCGACCGTACCGGTGCGTGAGGGCACGCGTTATCTGCTGGAGCTGGACGGGGCCGAAGGCCAGCGCGCCAACTCCTGGCACACCGACGTGACCTTCGTCGACGCCTACCCGAAAGCCTCGATCCTGCGCTCGGTGGTGGCCCCGGCCTTCGGTGGCGACACCCTGTGGGCCAACACCGCGACTGCGTACAACGAACTGCCGAGCGAACTGCGCGAGCTGGCGGACAAACTGGTCGCCGTACACAGCAACGAATACGACTACGCCGGGGCCAAGCCGGACGTGTCGCCGGAGAAGCTTGAGCGCTATCGCAAGATCTTCACCTCGACCGTCTACGAGACCGAACACCCGGTGGTGCGCGTACACCCGATCAGCGGGGAGAAAAGCTTGCTGCTGGGGCACTTCGTCAAACGCATCAAGGGGTATTCGCAGGCCGATTCGGCGCACTTGTTTGGCCTGTTGCAGAGCCATGTGATTCGTCAGGAAAACACCGTGCGCTGGCGCTGGAAGGCCGGTGACGTGGCGATCTGGGATAACCGTTCGACCCAGCATTATGCGATTGATGATTACGGCACCCAGGATCGCATCGTGCGGCGGGTGACGCTCAAGGGGGAAGTCCCGGTTGGGGTTTCGGGGCAGCGTAGTCAAACCATCAAAGGTGCCGAGCTCGTCGGCGTCTGATCGGGCCTCTTCGCGAGCAAGCCCGCTCCCACAGTGGAAATGTGTTGAACACAGTGGATGTGAACGACACAGAACCCTGTGGGAGCGGGCTTGCTCGCGAAGCTCTTTCACCAAACGCCAATCTGCACGACTTTCTCGGTCTCAGGCTCGCCATAGCGAAACCGCTGCCCACGCAAATCGATCTCCTGATGACTGATCGTAGTCCTCCGCTTCAAGCCGCGCACCCATTCGAACAGATACCCCGCATGCTCTTCGCGCACCGCCGCGTGTGCCGGGTCCTCACCCAGATCGCGCAACTCCTGCGGATCATTCAGCAGATCAAACAACTGCGGCCGGAAGCCGTCGTACGCCAGGTATTTCCAGCGCTCGCTGCGCACCATGGTCATGCGGCAACGGTCGATCGGCTGGCCAAGTCGCTCGCGCGCCGGGGCCTGGAAGGCGTAGTCGTATTCGCTGATCGCGTAGCGACGCCAGTCGGGGTTTTCGCCGTGCAACAGCGGGATCAGCGAGCGTCCTTCCAGGCGATGCTCGGCCCCCGGCAGGCCCAGGGCCTGGAGAAACGTCGGCAACGCATCAATGGTTTCCGCCAGCCGCTCATCCACCGTACCCCGGGTGATATCCGCCGCCGCGCGCGGGTCGCGCACGATCAATGGCACGCCCACCGCTTGCTCGAGCAAAAACTCCTTCTCGCCCAACCAGTGGTCGCCGAGAAAGTCGCCGTGATCGCTGGTGAACACGATCAACGTGTCATCCCACCTGCCGTTGCTCTGCAGAAAATCGAACAGCCGCCCGAGTTGGTCATCCACCTGCTTGATCAGGCCCATGTAGGTAGGGATTACATTCAATCGTACTGAATCACGGGAGAAGTTGAGGCTTTCCTCATGTTGACGAAACGCCGTGTATACGGGGTGTTTGCTGGCTTCGGAGGGCGTCGCGCGGACCGCTTCGAGAATCGATTTCGTACTGTACAAGGCGTGGTATGGCGCCGGTACGATATAGGGCCAGTGCGGTTTGATGTAGGAGAGGTGTAAACACCAGGATTTATCACCTTGCTCGGTGATGAAGTCGATGGCTCGATTAGTAGTGTAGACAGTCTCTGAGAACTGCTCGGGAATTCGCGCTGGCAAATGCGCATGACGCATGTGCCAGCCGCTGAGGATTTCGCCGTTCTCGCCTTCGGCGGCGTTGGCCCAGTCGTGCCAGGGATTGCGCCCGTCGAAACCCTGCTCGCGCAGGTAGTGGGTGTAGGGCGCGGACTCGCGTTTGTCGTCGAACAATGGGTCGTCGGGGAAGATTCCGTCGTGGCGAAAGTACGGTTCGAAACCGACCTCGTTGAGCACCTCGGCCTGTGCGCTGTCCGGGTTGATCGCCAGTCGCTGCAGGGCATCGACATTGGCCGTGGCGTGGGTCTTGCCGACCAGCGCGGTGCGAATGCCGTGGGGGCGCAGGTAGTCGCCGATCGTCAGCTCTTCCAGCGGCAACGGCACGGCGTTCCATGCGACCTGATGGCTGCTGACGTAGCGTCCGGTATAGGCTGACATCCGCGACGGGCCGCAGATCGTGCCTTGGGTGTAGGCACGGCTGAAGCGTACGCCGGCGGCGGCCAGGCGATCGATGTTCGGCGTGTGCAGATGCGGATGGCCATAGCAGGACAGGTAATCGCGGCGCAGTTGATCGCACATGATGTACAGCACGTTGCGCACAGGGTTTTGCGGGTTGGGCATGGGGTTCACCGGTCAGAAAGACAGGCGAGGGTTGTCGCTTTCGGCAGGGGTGTTCGGCAAGTGCATTTGGGGAATGGGTTTTATGCAGTGGATGCATCGGTGTGGTGGCGACGCCTTCGCGAGCAAGCCCGCTCCCACAGGAGTACGCATTCCAAATGTGGGAGCGGGCTTGCTCGCGAAGAGGGTGGCTCAGACGGCAAAATTCTCCAGCGAACACACCTCATCATCCACCGCATCAATCGCCTTGATCTGCTCAATCATCGCCTCGGCCAGCGGCGACAACCGATACCCCGCCCGACTGACAATCCCGTAGCGGGTGTACAGCTCTTCCAGATCATCCGCCAGACCCTCGATCCGCAAACACACCAGCTCACCCTTGGCCTGATGCAGCGCATCGGAATACGCCCCAACTATCCCGATCGCATCCGAACGCAGCACCACGCTGAGCAGGCTTGAGCTGTTTTCGCATTCGACATTGGGGGTGAAGTCCGGGCGGCCGCTGAGGTCGACGATGACCTTGCGCAGGTTCGGCGGGCGAATGCTCACCGCCAGTGGATAACTCATCAGTTGCTCGGCCGTGACCCGCTCGAATGCCGCCAGCGGATGCCCGGCCCGGCAGCAGAAATGCCATTTGCGCGGGCGCAATCGATGGGTCAGGTAATCCGGATCGGCCTCGAAGTGCCGGGTGTCGGCGACGAAGAATTCGAACTCTTCGCTGAGCAGGCGTTTGCTCAAGCTCTGCCAGTCATCGACCTGAAATTGCACCCGCGCTTTCGGGTAGCGTCCGATAAATGCGCCGATCGCGCGCGGGATCAATCCGGCTGCTGGCGCCGGGCCGCAACCGAAGCGCAGTTCGCCCGCTTCCAGACCATTGAACTGACTGATCTCGTTGGCCATCTGCTGCGCGCCGCTGACCAGTCGCCGCGCATGTTCGAGCAGCACCTGACCCTGCTTGGTCGGCGGCAGATCCTTGCGTCCACGGTCGACCAACTGGCAGCCAACGCTGTGTTCCAGCGCCTGAATGCTGCGGCTGAAGGCCGACTGCGACAGGTTCACCGCCTGCGCGCCGGCGACGAAGCTGCGTTGTTCGGCGAGGGCGATGAAGTGTCGAAGTTGGCGCAAGTCGATATGCATTTTTCACATAAAAAATATCCGGGAAATGCATTGGATATGCATTAGGTCGACTCCTTATAAAGGCAATCTCTTATGCAGTAAATCTTTGTAAAAACATAAATAAATAACTTTAAAGAATATACAGCGCAAAAGTTGACTGTGTGTTTTTTGACCAGGAGCCGCGCCATGAGTCCGTTGAACCTTGCGTCACCCTTAACGCCACGACGGCTCAAACGCCTGCCTCTGGCCCTGTTGCTGGCGGGGAGTGCCAGCTGGACTCACAGCTACGCCGCCGACGCCGACACCCCGCCACCGGCTCCCGCCGGCAAGCCTGCGGCCAACAGTTCGCAACTGGAGACCGTGACCGTCACCACCCGCCGCCGCGAAGAAAGTTCGCAGGATGTGCCCACGCCGATGAGCGTGGTCAGCGGCCAGACTCTGGAGACGCAGCGCGTTTACCGGATTCAGGATTTGCAGCAACTGGTGCCGAGCGTCAACGTCGCCTACATGCATGCGCGCCAGTCCAGCGTGTCGATTCGTGGCCTCGGCAACAACCCGGCCAGCGACGGTCTGGAGGGCAGTGTCGGTCTGTACATCGACAACGTGTATCTGGGCCGTCCGGGGATGGCGGTGTTCGACCTGATGGACATCGAACAGCTCGAAGTTCTGCGTGGGCCGCAGGGCACGCTGTTCGGCAAGAACACCACCGCCGGGGTGATCAACATCAGCACCCGCGCGCCGACATTCACCCCTGAGCGCAGCATCGAAACCTCGTTCGGCGAGGACGGTTATTTCCAGACCAAGGGCACGATTTCCGGGCCGATCAACGATGAGCTGGCCGGACGTTTTTCGGCCTATCGCACCCGCAGCGACGGCGACATCAAGAACGAATACAACGGCCATGATTTGAACGGTGGCTCGCGCGATGGCTTCCGCGCGCAGTTGCTGTTCAAGCCCAACGAAGACTTCAACCTGCGCTGGATCGGCGACTACAACGAAGAGGACTCCAGCGCCGGCACCCGCGTGCTGTACAGCACCGGGCCGACCATCAATGGCGTCAACCTGTACCAGTCGCGGGCCGATGCCGCCGGTGCGACGTTGGTCAACGGCTCGCACCGCAAGGTCAATCTGGACAACGATCAGCACGTCACCGTGCATCAGGGCGGCACGTCGGTGGAGGCCAACTGGACGCTGCCGAGCGATTTCACCCTGACCTCGATCAGCTCCTATCGCTTCTGGAATTTCACCCCAGCCAACGACGATGGCCTCAACGTCGCGGCGACCTACAACGCTGGCGTTTCGGTCGAAGACAAACAGTACTCGCAGGAATTTCGCCTGGCCTCGCCCAAGGGCGAGTTCTTCGATTACGTGGTGGGCGCGTACTACTTCGGCTCGGATCTGGACAACAAATCCTTCGCCTATTACGGCCCGCAGGCCGACATCTGGAATGGCACACCACGTGGCGCGCTGGCCAACGTCGGCAGTGTCGGTAACGGCCACATCAAGACCGACAGTTTCGCCCTGTTCGCTCAAGGCACCTGGCACCTGACCGAGCGCCTGGATTTCACCGCTGGGGTGCGCGGCACCTATGAAGAGAAGAACGCCTGGGTCACTCGCAATGCTCCGGTCGGTGGCGCCATTGTCACCGGCGCAGCGGCCACGGCACGCCGCGGACGCACTGGCGCCTACGATTCCGGCGATCTCAACCAGTACAGCTCCAGTCCGTCCGGGTTGCTCAACCTCAGCTACCGCATCACCGATGATCTGCTCGGTTACGCCACGCTGT comes from the Pseudomonas sp. RSB 5.4 genome and includes:
- a CDS encoding TonB-dependent receptor is translated as MSPLNLASPLTPRRLKRLPLALLLAGSASWTHSYAADADTPPPAPAGKPAANSSQLETVTVTTRRREESSQDVPTPMSVVSGQTLETQRVYRIQDLQQLVPSVNVAYMHARQSSVSIRGLGNNPASDGLEGSVGLYIDNVYLGRPGMAVFDLMDIEQLEVLRGPQGTLFGKNTTAGVINISTRAPTFTPERSIETSFGEDGYFQTKGTISGPINDELAGRFSAYRTRSDGDIKNEYNGHDLNGGSRDGFRAQLLFKPNEDFNLRWIGDYNEEDSSAGTRVLYSTGPTINGVNLYQSRADAAGATLVNGSHRKVNLDNDQHVTVHQGGTSVEANWTLPSDFTLTSISSYRFWNFTPANDDGLNVAATYNAGVSVEDKQYSQEFRLASPKGEFFDYVVGAYYFGSDLDNKSFAYYGPQADIWNGTPRGALANVGSVGNGHIKTDSFALFAQGTWHLTERLDFTAGVRGTYEEKNAWVTRNAPVGGAIVTGAAATARRGRTGAYDSGDLNQYSSSPSGLLNLSYRITDDLLGYATLSHGEKSGGVNLAVGSAPTAGADSLLIGTERANNAELGFKSTLWDRRLQLNANVFWTQVNAYQTNAYDDVNRVQYLTNAGSVRSRGVEFESTVIPLRGLTLNFNGSYNDVSYLSYKDAPCPPEISQAPGAPASCDLSGHQVVGASKWIGNANGEYKWNLANGFEPYVTASYAFRSKAVGTVEDSDYGQIPSYAVVNLSTGLRGDFNQGQWDVSLWLKNAFDKTYYTTLWTGGNGGYEGLLGTPRTLGVTGRYDF
- a CDS encoding LysR family transcriptional regulator, with protein sequence MHIDLRQLRHFIALAEQRSFVAGAQAVNLSQSAFSRSIQALEHSVGCQLVDRGRKDLPPTKQGQVLLEHARRLVSGAQQMANEISQFNGLEAGELRFGCGPAPAAGLIPRAIGAFIGRYPKARVQFQVDDWQSLSKRLLSEEFEFFVADTRHFEADPDYLTHRLRPRKWHFCCRAGHPLAAFERVTAEQLMSYPLAVSIRPPNLRKVIVDLSGRPDFTPNVECENSSSLLSVVLRSDAIGIVGAYSDALHQAKGELVCLRIEGLADDLEELYTRYGIVSRAGYRLSPLAEAMIEQIKAIDAVDDEVCSLENFAV